A stretch of Panthera uncia isolate 11264 chromosome A1 unlocalized genomic scaffold, Puncia_PCG_1.0 HiC_scaffold_16, whole genome shotgun sequence DNA encodes these proteins:
- the GJB6 gene encoding gap junction beta-6 protein has product MDWGTLHTFIGGVNKHSTSIGKVWITVIFIFRVMILVVAAQEVWGDEQEDFVCNTLQPGCKNVCYDHFFPVSHIRLWALQLIFVSTPALLVAMHVAYYRHEAARKFRRGDKRNEFKDLEDIKKQKVRIEGSLWWTYTSSIFFRIIFEASFMYVFYFLYNGYHLPWVLKCGIDPCPNLVDCFISRPTEKTVFTIFMISASVICMLLNVAELCYLLLKVCFRRSKRAQTQRNHPNHALKESKQNEMNELISDSGQNAITGFPS; this is encoded by the coding sequence ATGGACTGGGGTACCCTGCATACTTTCATCGGGGGTGTAAACAAACACTCCACCAGCATCGGGAAGGTGTGGATCACCGTCATCTTCATTTTTCGCGTCATGATCCTCGTGGTCGCCGCTCAAGAGGTGTGGGGTGACGAGCAGGAAGATTTTGTCTGCAACACGCTGCAGCCAGGGTGCAAAAATGTGTGCTATGACCACTTTTTCCCTGTGTCCCACATCCGGCTGTGGGCCCTGCAGCTCATCTTCGTGTCCACCCCGGCCCTGCTGGTAGCGATGCACGTGGCCTACTACAGGCACGAGGCCGCCCGCAAATTCAGGCGAGGAGACAAGCGAAATGAATTCAAAGACCTCGAAGACATTAAAAAGCAGAAGGTCCGGATAGAGGGGTCCCTGTGGTGGACATACACCAGCAGCATCTTCTTCCGCATCATCTTCGAAGCATCCTTTATGTACGTCTTTTACTTCCTTTACAACGGGTACCACCTGCCCTGGGTGTTGAAATGTGGGATTGACCCCTGCCCCAACCTTGTTGACTGCTTTATCTCTAGACCTACTGAGAAAACCGTGTTTACCATTTTTATGATTTCCGCATCTGTGATTTGCATGCTGCTTAACGTGGCCGAGCTGTGTTACCTGCTCCTGAAAGTGTGTTTTAGGAGATCAAAAAgagcacagacacagagaaatcACCCCAATCATGCCCTAAAAGAGAGTAAGCAAAACGAAATGAACGAGCTGATTTCAGATAGTGGTCAGAATGCGATCACAGGCTTTCCAAGCTAA